AGTTTAGGTTGCTATGTATCAACAGCTGGAACTAAAGAAAGTATAAAGTTTTCATCTAATTCGGATAAACTCATTCATGCTGTTTCCAACAGTATAGGTGGAAGTTCTAGAGATGTTATTTGGTCAGAAGCAGATTCTATCTTGCTTTCTCACAATAATTATGAAGATTATGAATTATGAAGAACATGAGCGAGTTGAACAAATTTACCGATAAGGAAAGGAGCTatgaaaagaagtagaaggATTAGCCGGCGCGTTAATCTTCGGAGATCACATATGACTGCATAGTCGTAGTTTCGTATAAAAAAAGTACTAGTAATTGAGGGCTTCTCGTTCTGAATACTTCTGGCCCTGGGGATTGCAGCAGATTTCAAAGCCTTTGCCTATGATTGCttagctcttctttttttttctaaaggagTCAAGCTTACCTAGCTGTAATTTCATTCACGCCTTCGTTCTGAGCCTTATAAACAGTTTGTCGTCCATGAATATTATCCAAGATCTTGCTACATTAAACATTGAGGATGGCTTAGTATGATTGCTTCCCAGAGATCAGGGTACTCTCGAAATGCACGCTTGTGCGTTCTGTAGCATTGCCATAGACGACTGATTATTGATGCTGCTTCCTCTTAGCTCGAGGTTTGTCACTCATCTTCTGGATTATGTGCTGTTTATCTGCCGGTTGCTAAGGAAGCCATGTGCTCCTAATAAGTAGTGTATGACCTGCATAACTGCTATCAAGTGGTGCCAATCTAGAACGCAGCTCGCAAGATCGTCTATTGAATCGGTAATTTTTTGCTAAGTTGTATATCGTGTACACGACCATCGTTTATGATAACTGACCCGTTTTAGAGAGTTCTGTCCATCCATTCTCCCTCATTATTTCAACGACGTTCTCCTGCTTCATGTGATTCACCTGGACCACTTGCCCTTCCGCTGATCTTCGATTTTCTGACAGAATTGCGATTAATGCTTTCATTCGACCCCTCTGCCTGCAATGGTTCCCAGCAGCGTATCTTACTCCTTCAAGTAAagcgaaaagttttttttctctgggcAGAGCACTTTGTAAATAAACTTGATCAATGGTTCGACTGTCTTCTTGTTGTACGTTTTCGATCTCGTGCTACCCAACCACAGCTCTTCTCCAGTGATCAACTTAAAATGTATCATGTGAAAATACCAGCTGCTTGTCAAGAATTATGTCTAATTTACTCGGAGCACTTCGTCGAGTATCAGTGTTTGCTTTGTCCTGCAAGCCCATCGATTAAGCGCCAGCAGAATACGATCAGTCTCGTCGGTCATAGGTTTGCTAATTCTCCGCACGATGTACGCTCGAAGATCGGGGCTCTCTGTTTCCGCTGCGGAACATCGATAATACCTACGGTGATTAAATTTCTACGCTGTGCACAGAAGGTGCAACTGGTTAATACATTCCGTGAGAGACGCTAGACGCGCACAatcataaagaaaagaagcattTAGCATCTAGCGGTCAATCGATTGATGCAGAGAACAGGTGCGGTCGTGATGGATCTCTGAGCGTCTCGGTTTCGCGCACGGTTTTCTATCGAATGAGATGTCGTTTTTTGACGTTATTGTTTGTGCTTTTGTCTTCGCATACATAACAAGTGATAATTAATTATTCCTGTTCTGCCTCAATTGTTAGCTCTATATATTCAGTGAGATAGAATATTGGATTGGAAGTTTCTGAAAGCTCATCACTTTTCCAGCAAATCTCATCTAGACTCTTActttattcagtttttctgCTTTAGTTTCTCTTCCGAAGTACAGCCCTAACCATGACATTAATTGACTAAGTAATCAGTGTTTAaacagattttaaaaataggCGCAGTTTAGGATAATTGAGGGCTGAATTGAGCGAGAACATTCAGTATTAAGATCACGATGTTTTCTACTCCTCCAGAATGTGTCATTCGCACTCCTACATAAACAGCTTCGTCGCTTATATGTGGCTCGCTTACATGAAAGATATAGGTTGCGTAGTTACTTTTGGGACTATTTGCGACATAGAATTATCTCGCAGGCGTAAATTCTCCATTATATACTACCAGCGAAAGATTTCTACAAACATCACTGAATGTGttcgtttttacttttttctataagTGTCTTGAACTTCCGTTATTCTCTCtccttatttcaaaaaaatataggaATTTATGTGAAATTTATGGAAGCTGGGTGCCACGATTGAATTGATTGTTAATAGtaacattatttattatgaagaatttgatacaaaaaaattgttcaagaaTAGTAACTAAGAGGTCTAACTATGCGTACAAAATCACCATTACCCTGCTCTTTCAATCTGAATTGTGAAAACAACTCGATTCTTCAATTCTCAAGTGTAAGCTTGTGTCCTCTTAATGTCTAGATTTCTCGATTCGCGTCATGTGAACCTTTGCATTTCTCTGTCTTCATCACTTTAGTTTGATCCCCTATTTCGAActtatttttcgcttttatttttagtgcGCACATTTTGTCTGGTTTTAACAATTGCTCTTTAACAGTCTAATAGATCTGTGACTGGTATGAGCTCGTTTTGTTCTCAGCTTATGCAAAGGCGAACTGATAAAGTATTTTCGCGTAAGAAAAATTGCTTAGTGCGCATGTTTTGTCTTTGCTGCAATACATAAAGTGTGACTGCATCTTTGGTCTTCCTTTGTTACCCGAGCAGGGACAGCTCACACAATTGAGCACTACATTTCGGTTtaattgtttttgtgttttgtagATGTTCGATGTGAGATATTAAAAGCTGCAGGCGAGTGCGTCTTATCAGAGCACATATCCTTTAATTTTGATGTacatttcttctgaattttgttgatttgcaACTCAATCACTCTGTTGTTTATTGTACAAAGGATTATTAATCCTGTTGACAATTGCCCATTAATTCTGTTTCCTTATGTACAATACTGGTCAAAAATCTTGACTTATTCCAAGAACTGAGATTCTGAGATCTTTTTCGGAGTTTCGTCGGGATGTTTCCTGAACCAAGCACAATGTCCAAATTTACatgcataggtgcgatagggagaagccggatcttcctcaggtgaagggggtttagctcatggggtgcagctcaagtgaagggggtcctttcacAAACCATCCaaaggtgaagggggtaatttcgccaactgTTTAAAactgaaggaggtcccttcctcaaccgttcaaaagtgaagggggtcagagcaccggctccgactatcgcatctatgtttACATGCATAGTCAGAGAGTGCTATACGAGACTCACTAACATATACCTGCCTTTCTTACTTGTTAGCTCTGTAATTATTTCAGATattggagcaaaaaaaaaagacaggcGAAGTATTTCAGctccttttcttcctcattcattcattcattcattttctttctttcactcTCCGCCCCTTTGCCTCTCTGTCCCACGTCGTTTCATTCGCACGCTGCACACAACCCTTCACAGCCGGGctccatttttttgaagaccTTTCGCATAGAACATCCCCGAAATCCGTCCTTTATGCCACTAAAGTTTATGGTAATCTTTTCTTAGTTACCATCACCTGCTACTTCAGTATTCTTGGATTTTATACTGCAAGATCCCATATTTATTCACTcctattcacatttttctatcGTTTCGAAAGGACTGGAAATTTCCTTGCAACGTTAATGTTTTTCGCTTTATAGAGGTCCTCAATGTTCATTTATGTCCCTTACTAATAATAACATAGTGAAGTTCTGCTGCTGCGTCGTATGATAATTAACCTTCGTAAGGGGTGGAGCGGGACGTAAGAGTCAATGAAACTCTTCTGCTGTAGATGATTGTTAATTATTCCTATTCGTTCCAACATACTCTGACTTCCCAAGAGAagattttcttacttttacaCTCTTGTATGTTGATATGGTTGTCGTTGCAAGCTATCACTTTTCAGTTACATCaaaccattttttaaattatttccttttaaggtTATGCATTTGAGGGATGATGACGATACCAGTCAGTGTCACATAAATGACAACCGCCATCACAGTCTTCACACCAGGAATGATGCGACAAAGAGGTTCACACCAGGTATGTTctgtacgaatactctactATCGACTTTGTTCCGTATTGCTATCATATTACGTGTGTCATGACAGCGGTGACTGTATTATCGACAGGTTGTATGACATATTTTTGTCATAGTTTagaaaatttaatattttaatcgAGCGGCCAGACGTTTTTGTCCATgctcaggatttttttttctcgttattgTCAGCTGAAATACCACTTGTATGCATAGTTATTAGGAATGTAATTTTGTCACTGTTTAGCTTTTCCCCAAAATGATcctcttttctcttagtaTTGTTATCCTCACATTTCCAGGTGATCTCTGCGTCGTTTGCGGTGATGCAGCCTCCGGCATCCATTATGCTGTAGCGGCATGCAACGGATGtaaaacatttttcagaaGAGTTGTTCTTGAggtgtttcttttctattcccaatttatatttgttaacctattttttcttcactttcaacGCTAAGATGTTGTAGTTCCAGAATCGAACATATTCGTGCAAGAACAACGGTGACTGTATTATCGACAAGAACATGCGATGTTCATGCAGACATTGCCGATTCAAAAAGTGTATTAGGGTTGGGATGGATAGAAGTGGTTGGTGTGCTCTCACTACTCTCAGTGTTTCTTTCTTAGCTACCTATTATTATCACGTTTgcattataatatataaaggTGTAGTGCTGTCTATTACTAACTGGGAAGATGCAGTGAAACTGTTACAACTGTTATATCAAAGAAAATCTACCACTAATTTCCACACTCCTTCGGCTTGGGTGCTAGCCCAAGAGAGAATCtcaggaaaaaagcaaaaaatgttGCGGGATCTGTGGTGAAGTTAGCAGCTTGGTGGAGTTGCAACAAAAGTTCTAAGAACAACCTCCACATACGGGCATTGTTGAATATAAGGCCCTATTAGTGCATTTGCTTGTATATGAACACTAAGACAGAACTGTTGCGttctaacaaaaacaattaattCCAATTTGTAATTCAATTTAACAACAATCTTTACAAGTTTTGGAATTCCTTCATATGAATCTTCAATGATGTCTACTTTCGGTAGAAAACGCAACGAACCTGATCTTTAGTCGTTACAAAATCATAAATCGTCGTTCTTCAGAACTGAATGTGGAACGTCGGCGGAAAAGAAAAGCTCGTCGAGATGCCGAACACGGTGACGATATTAATGAAGTGGAAATCACAGATCCGCTCATTGAACTACTCATCGATAAGGAAACTAAGTGAGTTCTTCATAACGACATACAGATATTGACGAAGTTGAAAAGCTAAACTTCTACCagttaaaaattagaaaggtCAGCTTACCTATCAGTTACAACCAGGTCCAGTtagatttctcttttattcaaattattttaaatcaaTATGTTCTATCTTCAGATACCAAGTTTTGCTGTCGTCTTCGGTCACGCCCATTCATAATTCTCTCAGGGAAGCCTTAGACAGTGGGTACAAGGCGTTCGATGACGTTGAAAAGGTctgcactgttttttttcctcagcacTCAGCAGATGCTTTCACCTTCCAGATCTTTGAttgtttcttgaaaattttgccTGATGTTAGAAAATCACTTCAGTATGCTACTAATCCCATGCCTGTGGGAATGTCCACGAATTTCTCTTATTGGCGAGCAAAAATCTTATCAGTGATAGTCGAGTGGGCCAAATCATTTGAGGTATTACTTCCAATCAcctgtttccttttcttgatTCCTGTCCCACAAAACGCCTTTATTTTGACAATTCTGTGCTTCAGATGTTCAGCAGACTAGCACTTGATGATCAAATGCGGCTAATCGTCCATTCATCGTTTTCGAATCTCGTCTTAGCGGAAGCATTCAATACTCCTGAAAAGTACACGGATCGAATTGTATTCCCAGATGGTTTGAGTGGGTAAGACTTCTGCAGCTCTATTTTGTTGACAGGTTGTTTCGATAGTACAATGAACGATTCCTATAGGAACACATAGTACTGTAAAACTTGCTCAAGACGAATTTCTGGCAAATTTTGGTAGAAATTCTCCCACTAGAATTTACCAGAAATACACCTGTACCCATTTCGTGAATCtggtttttcattcatttgcttAGATTTCGGAGTCCTTCCGCAAATACTTTGAAGGAACGGAGCGGGTTAATCCCTACTGTTGTCGCTGTCATTAACAATATTCTGGTTCCCATTCGGCgaatgaaaatgacaaaaattgaATACCTTCTTCTTCAGGCGGTCCTTTTTTATGATCCAGGTATGTGAATGGTTGCATGTGTTGAACCCGAGATGTGTTTAAGGTTAGTTTTGTTTTAGAATGTCTGTCCCTATCCGAAGCTGCACAACATCTAATAGCAGCCAAGAGGCGACGGTTATTGGATTCATTGCGGCATCATTTGGACGCTAAGTTGAAAGATCCAACAGAAAGTGCTGCTCGGTTTGCAGAAATCCTTCTGCGGATAGGAAATGTACAGGTAAGGTGCTGCTAAGGTCAGAGAAAACATGGTAAACGAAAAAATTGTCTAGTTTGAAGGCATTGCTGTTTTGTGATTCATTTGGAATATCACTTTTACTCTTGAGTTTTGAAGGCCACTGAATTCTGCCCGCAAAGTGCACTGATGCCACTCTTAATCGGTTTTTCAGTCTGAGTGGAATacctttcctttccattctaGTTTCTtataatttcttgaatttttctcatgGATAAATTGTCATATGCATggagaaagaaggagaaagtatccgtttttatttatattcgtCTTCTCCGATATCGTCTGCGTCAGTTGAAAAGGTCACGAGCTAAAATCCTGGGCTCACATCCAAAGAAGGTCGACTGCGCTCTTGTTCGACTTGGAAATGTGTAAAATATCCTGGTGTATATGATCAAGATTGTGAAAATCATCGGTTTCAAGCTACAAGCTTAGCTGATTTTTTGTCCTGTAATCTCCTAGTTATAGCCATTCATTGAATTTCAGAAAGTGGCTGCTTTCAAAAGGGAAACTCTTTGCACGATAGAAACATTCAACTTGATGCAACCTCATCCATTCACtatggaaatttcgaagaaatatcCGGATGTGTCATTTTTCTGAAGACTATACTTCTTTATGGAAGAGAATTTCCAAAGTTTTGATGTTCTAATAGTTAATGACCAAATATCGTAGCAATATGTTTTCCGGCACCTCAGGGGACGCTTTGGAACTCATTCTTGTTTTCCTTTGCATTTAATCCTTCTAGATGATTTTGACGGTCAGTTCTAAAGGTGGCAAGTAAGATTCGTGGGCCCTTTAGCCCTTAAAGAGACGTATCAAATGTATAGTATGTATAGGGTAGAGATAGCCTTATTTAGTGATGAGTTATTGATAATTGATATTATGATTCTTCATACGTTCCAGTGATTCGTACATACTATCAGTTGTGTGTCCCCCCTACATAAGCAACTGAATCGTTGTGTTTTTTCATGTTAGCCTTGCTTTCCACACATCAGATCTCCGTTCCGTGTACGCGTAAATGTTAGTCAGTCGGCAAGTATTTCTTGTATCAGAGATTCGTGATGTTGTATTGAAGTTGTTGTAGTTCACTGTCTTGTAAGGTTGGTTGCTCTATTCAGGATTACTTCCATGTTTGCTCCTACGTTACTAGAATTGTCACAACTATTACTGTGATTCCTCTCAGCCGTGGAATAGCAGTAAAATATCACTCGTTGAgctcttgttttctttcagatacAGGTTCTGTCCAGAATTCTATGTAATCTTTATGGGTTCTCTGAAAGAATAGTCTTCAACA
The Necator americanus strain Aroian chromosome I, whole genome shotgun sequence genome window above contains:
- a CDS encoding hypothetical protein (NECATOR_CHRI.G1654.T1), whose product is MSFSGTLPPNIIVDWRSRDVLKDCSTSPTAPKPHKDLGLVMHLRDDDDTSQCHINDNRHHSLHTRNDATKRFTPGDLCVVCGDAASGIHYAVAACNGCKTFFRRVVLENRTYSCKNNGDCIIDKNMRCSCRHCRFKKCIRVGMDRSELNVERRRKRKARRDAEHGDDINEVEITDPLIELLIDKETKYQVLLSSSVTPIHNSLREALDSGYKAFDDVEKYATNPMPVGMSTNFSYWRAKILSVIVEWAKSFEMFSRLALDDQMRLIVHSSFSNLVLAEAFNTPEKYTDRIVFPDGLSGFRSPSANTLKERSGLIPTVVAVINNILVPIRRMKMTKIEYLLLQAVLFYDPECLSLSEAAQHLIAAKRRRLLDSLRHHLDAKLKDPTESAARFAEILLRIGNVQKVAAFKRETLCTIETFNLMQPHPFTMEISKKYPDVSFF